The following is a genomic window from Candidatus Methanomethylicota archaeon.
ATTCACGGGCACATAAACCGCAACCAACACACCTATCAACATAGAATTCATGCTTCCCCCTATACCTCTCAGCAGTTGGAGTTCTCTCAAATGGATACTTAACGGTTGCTGGACGTTTGAATAGATGCCTAAATACTTCACGTATCATAGCCATCTCAAACCAACCCCCACAAATCTAGTTAGAATTAATTGTAGAATTGATAATGGTATTAGATACTTCCAGCAACCTGAAACCATTTGATCTATCCTAAACCTAGCAAATAGAGATCTAATATAAGAGCTCAATAACACTACGAATATCATCTTCAACACAAACCATACCAATGGAGGCAGTATTGGGCCGCTACCACCAGCAAGGAATAGTGCTGTGGCTAAACCAGAACAGAATACAAGCTTCAAATCCTCAGCGAAACGTAGGAATGCAAGTTTAGGACCACAATACTCAGTGAGCCATCCAGCCACAATCTCACTCTCAGCTTCAGGTATATCGAAGGGTATCCTCTCAAGTTCAGCTTGCATAGAAATTACAAAGACTATGAAGCCTAATGGTTGAAGAAGAATCATGGGTACTGGTTGATTCATGGATATGTAGGTTAAAGATGTTGAACCAACATAAACGGCAACGGAAGCCACTGAAATAAACATTGGAATCTCATAAGCTAGGAATTGAAGAACAGCCCTAGCAGCACCAACAGTGCTAAACCTATTCGTGGAAGCCCAACCTGCAATGAAAGCTATGATCGTGTATAGGGTCATTAAAGTTAATAGTAGAACTATATCCCCCTCAAAGGATGTTAAGATTGGAGTCCCGTCCAATGGTAGGTATAGAGAAGCTAAGAATGGAATTGCCACTGCAAATATTGGTGCATTATTGAATATTAGGGCATCAACATATCTGGGCGTTATATCCTCCTTACCCATAAGCTTAATGAAGTCCGCTATTGGCTGCAATATTCCACTTGGACCAGCATACAATGGGCCTATCCTATTCTGAAACCTAGCATAAGCCTTCCTATCAATCCACTCAAATAGGAATGCAAGTATGGAGAGGAATAGCAGACCGGGGAATATGAATATCCTAATCAATGTGAAAGCCAAATCCATAGCCATTACACCCCCACACCATAATATTTACGACTATAATTGCGAAGCTCATCATAACTCCAAGTCCACTTCTTACCCTTATTTGGATCAATGAAAATAAC
Proteins encoded in this region:
- a CDS encoding NADH-quinone oxidoreductase subunit H, with translation MAMDLAFTLIRIFIFPGLLFLSILAFLFEWIDRKAYARFQNRIGPLYAGPSGILQPIADFIKLMGKEDITPRYVDALIFNNAPIFAVAIPFLASLYLPLDGTPILTSFEGDIVLLLTLMTLYTIIAFIAGWASTNRFSTVGAARAVLQFLAYEIPMFISVASVAVYVGSTSLTYISMNQPVPMILLQPLGFIVFVISMQAELERIPFDIPEAESEIVAGWLTEYCGPKLAFLRFAEDLKLVFCSGLATALFLAGGSGPILPPLVWFVLKMIFVVLLSSYIRSLFARFRIDQMVSGCWKYLIPLSILQLILTRFVGVGLRWL